The Clupea harengus chromosome 6, Ch_v2.0.2, whole genome shotgun sequence genome contains a region encoding:
- the brd7 gene encoding bromodomain-containing protein 7 isoform X2, with amino-acid sequence MTKKRKGQDPVDTEWEDRELSRASMRSDMSQDKPLSSMAKMEDKAQTPLQEALSQLIRQLQRKDPTAFFSFPVTDLIAPGYSMIIRRPMDFSTMKDKVKKEYYQSLLEMKTDFKLMCENAMSYNKPDTIYYKAAKKLLRSGLKILSSERLDSLKQSIEFMADLESSSSRPADAGEGEGSSGLEQSKNASTPMETTRFPCRPKKDMARQDKDSKEDVQKTVTQTEKDLEEIRKIIEESGNKLSNRELLTELEFERRRQDGSTSLAILNPVDLSAGDPGYCAVKLGMMSGRLQSGVNTLQGFKEDKRNRISPVAYLNYGPFSSYAPAYDSSFANISKEDSDLIYSIYGEESSSQGSDSMANFLSRSEEHMSRMGDNMLDALTNGQHSKTLKETEANNPGREAPVESPGAAGDEVQVVQSEPHPVSGTDSLNTLKALGLDYLVPKLDSKEAREFQEKLDETTQLLNELQEAQKERLSTPQPPNIICLLAPTAKEVQLAEKVNGNLALLTSQVTPGDVISVYGIRKAMGVSVPNKPDEPLIDLTTVREMSEPMESSSAGPEEVPIITV; translated from the exons CCCAGGACAAACCACTGTCCTCCATGGCGAAGATGGAAG ATAAAGCGCAGACTCCTCTACAGGAAGCCCTTAGTCAACTCATCAGGCAGCTCCAAAG GAAAGACCCCACTgcatttttctctttccctgtgaCTGATCTTATTGCTCCGGGTTACTCGATGATCATAAGAAGGCCCATGGATTTTAGCACCATGAAGGATAAAGTCAAGAAGGAATATTACCAGTCTTTACTAGAGATGAAG ACTGATTTCAAATTAATGTGTGAGAATGCCATGAGCTACAACAAACCTGACACCATCTACTACAAGGCAGCAAAGAAGTTGCTCCGCTCTGGCCTTAAGATTCTAAGTTCG GAAAGGCTGGATAGCCTGAAGCAAAGCATCGAGTTCATGGCAGACCTGGAGAGCTCCAGCAGCCGACCAGCAGAcgcaggggagggggaaggaagCTCAGGCCTAGAGCAGAGTAAAAATGCCTCCACTCCTATGGAAACCACCCGATTTCCCTGCAGACCGAAAAAGGACATGGCGAG GCAAGACAAAGATTCAAAGGAGGACGTGCAGAAGACTGTCACTCAAACAGAGAAGGACCTGGAGGAGATCCGAAAGATCATAGAGGAGTCTGGGAATAAACTCTCTAACCGAGAACTCCTCACTGAG CTGGAGTTCGAGAGGCGAAGGCAGGATGGATCCACGTCCCTAGCCATCCTAAACCCAGTTGACTTGAGTGCTGGTG ATCCAGGGTACTGTGCTGTCAAGCTTGGCATGATGTCAGGAAGATTGCAAAGCGGCGTCAACACGCTCCAGGGTTTCAAGGAGGATAAGAGAAACAGGATCTCCCCAG TGGCTTACTTGAATTATGGGCCCTTCAGCTCCTACGCTCCAGCTTACGACTCCAGCTTCGCCAACATCTCCAAGGAGGACTCCGACCTCATCTACTCCATCTATGGCGAGGAATCCAGCTCGCAGGGCTCCGACAG CATGGCCAACTTCCTGTCCAGGTCCGAGGAGCACATGAGCCGTATGGGGGACAACATGCTGGATGCGCTGACTAATGGCCAGCACTCGAAGACACTCAAGGAGACGGAGGCG AACAATCCAGGTCGAGAGGCACCAGTTGAGAGCCCTGGAGCGGCAGGTGATGAG GTTCAGGTGGTGCAGTCTGAACCCCATCCAGTCAGTGGCACGGACTCCCTAAACACGCTCAAAGCCCTGGGCCTGGACTACCTCGTACCCAAACTCGACTCAAAAG AGGCCCGGGAGTTCCAGGAGAAACTGGACGAAACCACCCAGCTCCTCAACGAGCTGCAGGAGGCCCAGAAGGAACGCCTCagcaccccccagccccccaatATCATCTGCCTCCTCGCCCCCACCGCCAAGGAAGTACAGCTGG CTGAGAAGGTGAATGGAAACCTGGCCCTCCTGACAAGCCAGGTGACCCCAGGCGATGTGATCAGTGTGTACGGTATCAGGAAGgccatgggtgtgtctgtgcccaACAAGCCCGATGAGCCCCTCATCGACCTCACCACAG TGCGAGAAATGTCAGAACCAATGGAGAGCTCATCAGCAGGACCGGAAGAAGTCCCCATCATTACCGTCTAG